A window of the Garra rufa chromosome 10, GarRuf1.0, whole genome shotgun sequence genome harbors these coding sequences:
- the u2surp gene encoding U2 snRNP-associated SURP motif-containing protein isoform X3, translating into MIEFVVREGPMFEAMIMNREINNPLYRFLFENQSPAHVYYRWKLYTILQGESPTKWKTEDFRMFKNGSIWRPPPLNPYLHGTPEDEERDDDDDEEIIKKGSLKDDERDKLEELLRGLTPRKSDIADGMFFCLTHADAAEEIVECIAESLSILKTPLPKKIARLYLVSDVLYNSSAKVANASYYRKFFETKLCQIFSDLNATYKTIQGHLQSENFKQRVMSCFRAWEDWAVYPDPFLIKLQNIFLGLVSLDAEKEAPEPLPEPPERSEDIDGAPIVEEELDGAPLDDVDGMPIDGAPIDGAPLDDLDGMPIKGTDDDLDGIPLDQKPGFKVAPSKWEEVDGAALQAQAVTTSKWEIFDLPDESEKSKTSSKRETDSKDSLRSSSAADQQSYSNPVREEYDSKSAKFSEMSEEKRAKLREIELKVMKFQDELESGKRPKKSGQSIQEQVELYRDKLLQREKEKETEKDKEKEKERKDKDKSDVSHKEKDKDDSTPGRKEKKRRHSPSPSPTRSSSSRRGRSPSPRSERSDRSYTKDSSRSSYKDSPRDSNRRSSKRSPSPPRTPKRSRRSRSRTPKKSSKKSRSRSRSPHRSHKKSKKSKH; encoded by the exons GTTTTTATTTGAAAATCAAAGTCCTGCTCATGTTTATTACCGGTGGAAGTTATACACCATATTACAG GGCGAATCTCCAACCAAATGGAAAACGGAAGACTTCAGAATGTTTAAAAATGGCTCTATATGGCGACCGCCACCTCTTAACCCGTATTTACATGGCACTCCTGAAGACGAGGAGCGTGATGATGACGACGATGAAGAAATCATCAAAAAGGGCTCCTTGAAAGACGA CGAGAGGGATAAATTGGAGGAGTTACTCCGGGGTCTCACGCCGAGGAAGAGCGACATAGCAGATGGCATGTTTTTCTGCCTCACGCATGCTGACGCGGCTGAAGAGATTGTGGAATGCATCGCTGAGTCCCTATCCATACTTAAAACACCTCTGCCAAAGAAG ATTGCAAGGTTATATCTGGTGTCGGATGTGCTGTATAACTCATCTGCAAAAGTTGCTAATGCCTCCTATTACAGAAAATT CTTTGAAACAAAACTCTGCCAGATATTTTCTGACCTAAATGCTACTTACAAGACAATACAGGGCCATTTACAATCAGAAAATTTCAAG CAACGGGTAATGTCCTGTTTCCGTGCATGGGAAGACTGGGCAGTGTATCCCGATCCCTTCCTGATTAAACTTCAGAACATCTTCTTGGGACTCGTCAGTCTTGATGCTGAAAAGGAGGCTCCAGAACCTTTGCCAGAG CCACCAGAAAGGTCTGAGGATATTGATGGCGCTCCTATTGTGGAGGAGGAGCTGGATGGTGCTCCTTTGGATGATGTTGATGGCATGCCCATAGATGGTGCACCTATTGATGGGGCACCACTTGATGACCTGGATGGAATGCCCATCAAAGGAACAGACGATGATCTGGATGGTATTCCTT TGGATCAAAAACCAGGCTTTAAGGTAGCCCCGTCAAAATGGGAGGAAGTGGATGGTGCTGCTTTGCAGGCTCAAG ctgTAACCACATCAAAATGGGAAATCTTTGATCTGCCAGATGAGTCTGAGAAAAGTAAAACAAG TTCAAAACGTGAAACTGATAGTAAAGACTCACTGAGGAGCTCCAGCGCTGCAGACCAGCAGTCCTACAGTAATCCTGTAAGAGAAGAATATGATTCAAAGTCTGCCAAGTTTTCTGAGATGAGTGAGGAGAAACGTGCCAAACTACGAGAAATCGAG CTTAAAGTCATGAAGTTTCAAGATGAGCTTGAATCTGGAAAGCGACCCAAAAAATCTGGACAGAGTATTCAAGAACAAGTAGAGCTTTACCGGGACAAATTATTACAGCGG GAGAAggagaaagagacagagaaagacaaagagaaagaaaaggaaagaaaagacAAAGATAAATCCGATGTGTCCCACAAAGAGAAGGACAAAGATGACTCCACACCAGGCAGAAAAGAAAA AAAACGGAGGCATAGTCCCTCCCCCAGTCCCACCCGAAGTAGCAGCAGTAGGCGAGGCAGGTCACCCTCCCCGCGATCGGAGCGCTCCGATAGGTCCTATACAAAAGACAGCTCTCGATCGTCTTATAAAGACTCTCCAAGAGATAGTAACCGCAGGTCATCTAAAAG gtCCCCTTCACCCCCAAGAACGCCTAAGAGGTCGCGCAGGTCCAGATCAAGAACACCCAAAAAATCTTCAAAGAAATCCAGATCTCGGTCACGATCGCCTCACCGCTCTCACAAGAAATCCAAAAAAAGCAAACACTGA